The segment GGTGGACTTTCTGGCCCCTGGCCTTATCCTGGCCATGCAGGAAGAGAAGTGGACGGTGCCCATCTGGCTCGGGCTGGCCTGGCTTTTCATCCAGGAAGGCACCGGCAGCCTGGCCTTCGGCGCGGGGCTTCTGTGGTACGGCGGACTGGCCGGCCTGTACTTTTTCGGCCACTGGCTGTTCGAAGCCCGCAATTTCCTTTTCATGTTCATCGTGGGGCTGTGCCTCGGGGTCATGCATTTCGTGCTCGTGAACCTCATGGCCCTGCTTTTGGACTGGAGCGTCCCCCTGGAGCGGCTGCTCATGGAAAGCGTGATGCAAGCGTTGATCTTCCCCGTCGAATGGGGACTCATCTACCTGATCCACCGTTATCTCCCGGATACCCCCCATGCGGCTTGACAGCGAAGCGCCCCAGCAACAGGCGCCCCGTTCCGGGCTCGTCCTCATCCAGCTCCTGGTGCTGGGCCTTTTTTGCCTGTTCACCCTGCGCCTGTGGTATTTGCAAGTCCACAAGGGGGCCAAGTTCGCGGAGATGGCCCGGGACAACCAGCTGCGGCAAGTGCTCATCAATTCTGCCCGTGGCCGCATCCTGGATAGAAACGGCGTGCCCGTGGCCGTGTCCGAGCCCTCCTTCGCCCTGGGGCTCGTGCGCGAGGACTGCGAGGACGTGCCCGGGACCCTGGCCAAGGTTTCGGAGTGGACGGGCGTGGACAAGGCGGCGCTGGCCGAGACGTTTCGGCGCGGCAAAAAGCGCGTCAAGCCCTTCGAGCCGCTGATCCTCATCACCGACCTGTCCTACGAGGCCCTGGCCCGCATCGAGGCCAACGAGATGTTCTATCCCGGCCTCACCATCGTCATCCGCCAGAAGCGCTCCTATCCCACCGGCCCGCTCATGGCCCACGTGCTCGGCTACGTGGCCGAGGCCAACGAGCAGGAGCTGGAGAAAAATCCCGAGCTGTCCCTGGGCGATTCCGTGGGCAAGCAGGGCCTGGAATACGCCCTGGAGGACGTGCTGCGCGGCTCCAAGGGCAAAAAGCAGGTCGAGGTGGACGCCTTCGGCCGCCAGCACAACGAGCAGATCCTGGAGCCGCCCCAGGCCGGCAAGGACGTGACGCTCTCCATCGACGTCAAGCTCCAGGAGGCCTGCGCCAAGCTCCTGGAGGGCCAGGCCGGGGCGCTTGTCGTCATGGAGCCCGATACGGGCAAGATCAGGGCCATGGTCAGCGAGCCGAGCTTCGACAACAACCTCTTCGTGCTCGGCGTGCCCACGGACAAGTGGAAGGAACTGCGCGACGACCCCCGCCACCCCATCCAGAACCGGGTGACCCAGGGCATCTATCCGCCGGGCTCGGTCTTCAAGCTGCTCATGGCCGCGGCCGGCCTGTCCGGGGGCTACATCAAGCCCGGCGACGTGGTGAGCTGTCCTCCGGCCTACCGGGTCGGCAACCGGGAATTCCACGACTGGAAGAAATCGGGCTTCGGGTCGCTGGCCATGCGGGACGCCCTGGTCCATTCCTGCGACGTCTATTTCTACAAGCTCGGCGACCGCATCGGCATCGACCGCATCCACGAGTACGCCCTGGCCAGCGGTTTCGGCAAACGCACCGGCATCGACCTGCCCCACGAGAAGGCGGGCCTCATCCCGTCCAAGGAATGGAAGCGCAGGCGCTTCGGCGCCGCCTGGAACCGGGGCGAGACGGTCATCGCTTCCATCGGCCAGGGCTACGTGCTGACCTCGCCCCTCCAGATCACCCGCTACGTGGCCGCCCTGGTCAACGGCGGCAAGCTCATGAAGCCCGAGCTGGTGGAAACCGAAGCCCCGAGGGTGGACGCCGACTTGCCGCTCAAGGACGCCGACCGCCAGTTCATCGTGGACTCCATGGTCGCCACCGTGGAACGGGGCACGGGCAAGTCGCTTTACCGCCCCGATGTCGTCATCGGAGCCAAGTCCGGGACGGCGCAGGTGGTCAAGCTCGTAAACCCCGACGTGCGCGTCAAGGGCAAGTTCATGCCCTACGAGCAGCGCGACCACGCTTGGCTGGCGAGCTGGGGCAAGAAGGACGACAAGACCTACGTCGTGGTCTGCATCGTGGAGCATGCCGGCGGGCATGGCGGCGAAATCTGCGGCCCCATCGAGCGCAAGGTCTTCGAGGAGCTTTTCGGCCCCGCCCCGTCCAAAAAGGCCC is part of the Solidesulfovibrio fructosivorans JJ] genome and harbors:
- the mrdA gene encoding penicillin-binding protein 2, which produces MRLDSEAPQQQAPRSGLVLIQLLVLGLFCLFTLRLWYLQVHKGAKFAEMARDNQLRQVLINSARGRILDRNGVPVAVSEPSFALGLVREDCEDVPGTLAKVSEWTGVDKAALAETFRRGKKRVKPFEPLILITDLSYEALARIEANEMFYPGLTIVIRQKRSYPTGPLMAHVLGYVAEANEQELEKNPELSLGDSVGKQGLEYALEDVLRGSKGKKQVEVDAFGRQHNEQILEPPQAGKDVTLSIDVKLQEACAKLLEGQAGALVVMEPDTGKIRAMVSEPSFDNNLFVLGVPTDKWKELRDDPRHPIQNRVTQGIYPPGSVFKLLMAAAGLSGGYIKPGDVVSCPPAYRVGNREFHDWKKSGFGSLAMRDALVHSCDVYFYKLGDRIGIDRIHEYALASGFGKRTGIDLPHEKAGLIPSKEWKRRRFGAAWNRGETVIASIGQGYVLTSPLQITRYVAALVNGGKLMKPELVETEAPRVDADLPLKDADRQFIVDSMVATVERGTGKSLYRPDVVIGAKSGTAQVVKLVNPDVRVKGKFMPYEQRDHAWLASWGKKDDKTYVVVCIVEHAGGHGGEICGPIERKVFEELFGPAPSKKARPAAAPEAPAPEPDPTAAPGEIPD